From a single Ciconia boyciana chromosome 4, ASM3463844v1, whole genome shotgun sequence genomic region:
- the TJP2 gene encoding tight junction protein 2 — protein sequence MEELIWEQYTVTLQKDSKRGFGIAVSGGRDNPHFENGETSIVISDVLPGGPADGLLQENDRVVIVNGTPMENVPHSFAVQQLRKSGKVATIVVKRPRKVQAAALKRSPSLDYEDRALDVMDDHAEFDGRSAQSGYSNRSWHSGNGGRSQSWGNSLDQSYRDEQDRGRNRSRDRDRECSYSRDRSRGRSVDRSLDRDYRRDRSRGRSIDRDGGYEREYRGDYSPPSYSHGSQADPRYGREMRSRSQDRLCSRSPSPEIHHQHEYLGPQDQNGPISVLLTKGRHNEEYGLRLGSQIFIKEMTRTGLATKDGNLHEGDIILKINGTVTENMSLADARKLIEKSRGKLQLVVLRDRKQTLLNIPSLNDSDSEMDDISEIESNRSLSPQDDRLHHSDLDSHSSNEKLKEKPNAKDDPSSRMSRMGAMPTPFKSTGDIATPAVTVVDTNKELKYQDDPAVSQPKAVTRTILKPSPEDEAIYGPNTKMVRFKKGDSVGLRLAGGNDVGIFIAGIQEGTSADQEGLQEGDQILKVNTQDFRGIVREDAVLYLLEIPKGETVTILAQSKYEVYRDIMACGRGDSFFIRSHFECEKESPQSLAFTRGEIFRVVDTLYDGKLGNWLAVRIGNELEKGLIPNKSRAEQMASVQNAQKDGSSDRADFWRTRGQRSGVKKNLRKSREDLTSIVSVSTKFPAYERVQLREAGFKRPVVIFGPIADVAMEKLSNDLPHLYQTAKTEPRDAGSEKSTGVVRLNTVRQIIEQDKHALLDVTPKAVDLLNYTQWFPIVVFFNPDSKQGVKTMRQRLCSTSNKSSRKLYEQANKLKKTCSHLFTATINLNSANDSWYGSLKDTIQQQQGEAVWVSEGKMDGMEDDADDRMSYLTAMGADYLSCDSRLISDLEDTDGEGGAYTDNELDEPLDEPRISSVSRSSEPVHHEESSRAQLRKAGSREILREPSPPPAFKPEPPKGKLQNKEDLYDFPKSYDSKSSNIAVSSETSTVSAKAAPPPVSVKPAFGRPILRNSQPAVPPAEEEEEAKLEEEGSEQENTPKSVLRKVKIFEEMDHKARMQRMQELQEAQNARLEIAQKHPDIYAVPVKTQKSEQNWPQPMSSRPPEPQKPPIRPYLENSGSYGSDAEEEEEYRRQLSDHSKKGYYGQPSRYRDTEL from the exons ATGGAAGAGCTGATATGGGAACAGTACACTGTGACCTTACAAAAG GATTCAAAACGAGGATTTGGGATTGCAGTTTCTGGCGGCAGAGATAACcctcattttgaaaatggtgAAACATCGATAGTCATTTCAGATGTTCTCCCAGGTGGTCCAGCAGATGGATTACTTCA AGAAAATGACCGGGTGGTCATAGTTAATGGGACCCCAATGGAAAATGTTCCACATTCTTTTGCAGTCCAACAGCTTAGGAAAAGTGGAAAAGTGGCCACCATT GTAGTGAAAAGACCAAGAAAAGTGCAGGCTGCTGCGCTGAAGAGAAGCCCCTCCCTTGACTATGAGGACAGAGCTTTAGATGTAATGGATGACCATGCCGAATTTGATGGGAGAAGTGCTCAAAGTGGATATAGCAACAGAAGCTGGCATAGTGGTAATGGAGGGCGCAGCCAAAGCTGGGGAAACAGCCTGGATCAGAGCTATAGAGATGAACAAGACAGAGGGCGTAACCGAAGCAGAGACCGTGATAGGGAATGCAGCTACAGCCGTGATCGAAGTCGTGGTAGAAGCGTTGACAGGAGCTTGGATCGAGACTATAGAAGAGATcggagcagaggaaggagcatCGACAGGGATGGTGGCTATGAACGGGAATACAGAGGAGACTACAGCCCACCCAGTTATAGTCATGGATCTCAAGCTGATCCTAGATATGGGAGGGAAATGAGGAGTCGAAGTCAGGACAGGCTTTGTTCCCGAAGTCCTTCGCCTGAAATACACCATCAACATGAGTACCTAGGACCGCAGGATCAGAATGGACCAATCAGTGTTCTCTTAACAAAAGGCAGACATAATGAAG AATATGGTCTCCGGCTTGGAAGTCAGATCTTCATAAAAGAAATGACCCGTACTGGCCTAGCAACCAAAGATGGCAACCTTCATGAAGGGGATATCATTCTCAAG ATCAATGGTACAGTGACAGAGAACATGTCTTTAGCTGATGCCCGAAAATTGATTGAGAAGTCACGGGGGAAGCTCCAGCTGGTTGTCCTCAGGGACAGAAAGCAGACACTGCTCAACATTCCTTCATTGAACGACAGTGACTCAGAAATGGATG acatttctgaaatagaGTCAAACAGATCATTGTCCCCTCAAGATGACAGATTACATCATTCTGATCTAGATTCACATTCATCcaatgaaaagctgaaagagaaacCGAA tgCAAAAGATGATCCATCCAGTAGGATGTCCAGGATGGGAGCAATGCCTACACCATTCAAATCGACTGGTGACATTGCTACTCCTGCTGTTACAGTTGTAGACACAAACAAAGAACTGAAGTACCAAGATGACCCGGCAG TGTCTCAACCAAAAGCAGTTACAAGAACGATTCTTAAACCCAGCCCTGAAGATGAAGCAATCTATGG TCCTAATACAAAAATGGTGAGATTCAAGAAAGGGGACAGTGTGGGTCTACGACTGGCTGGTGGAAATGATGTAGGGATATTTATCGCTGGAATTCAAGAAGGCACCTCAGCTGATCAGGAGGGACTGCAGGAAGGAGATCAGATTCTTAAG GTAAACACTCAAGACTTCAGAGGCATTGTTCGGGAAGATGCTGTTTTGTATCTCTTAGAAATTCCCAAAGGTGAAACAGTGACAATTTTGGCTCAAAGCAAATATGAAG TCTACAGAGACATCATGGCCTGTGGCAGAGGGGATTCATTCTTCATCAGGAGCCACTTTGAGTGTGAAAAAGAGTCACCACAGAGCTTAGCATTCACCAGAGGGGAGATCTTTAGAGTAGTCGATACACTGTATGATGGCAAACTGGGAAACTGGCTGGCTGTGAGAATTGGAAATGAACTGGAAAAGGGCCTCATTCCAAATAAGAGCAG AGCTGAGCAGATGGCCAGTGTTCAAAATGCCCAAAAAGATGGCTCAAGCGATAGGGCAGACTTCTGGAGAACACGTGGCCAGCGATCTGGAGTGAAGAAGAATCTGAGGAAGAGTCGTGAAGATCTGACATCTATTGTATCTGTGAGCACAAAATTCCCAGCTTATGAGCGAGTTCAGTTGCGTGAGG ctggtTTTAAGAGACCTGTGGTGATATTTGGCCCTATTGCAGATGTCGCTATGGAGAAGTTGTCAAATGATTTGCCTCACCTGTACCAGACAGCAA AGACAGAACCCAGAGACGCAGGTTCAGAGAAGTCAACTGGGGTAGTGCGCTTGAACACTGTGAGGCAAATCATTGAGCAG GATAAACATGCTCTGTTGGATGTGACTCCTAAAGCAGTGGACCTGCTAAATTATACCCAGTGGTTTCCAATTGTGGTCTTCTTTAACCCAGACAGTAAGCAGGGTGTGAAAACCATGAGACAAAGGCTATGTTCCACATCTAACAAGAGCTCAAGAAAACTTTATgagcaagcaaacaaactgaagaaaacttgTTCCCACCTCTTTACAG CCACCATCAATTTGAATTCAGCCAACGATAGCTGGTATGGTAGTCTGAAAGATACAATTCAGCAACAGCAAGGAGAAGCAGTATGGGTATCAGAAGGAAAG ATGGACGGCATGGAAGATGATGCAGATGATCGTATGTCTTACCTTACTGCAATGGGTGCTGACTATTTGAGTTGTGATAGTCGGCTGATCAGTGACCTAGAGGATACAGATGGAGAAGGAGGTGCATACACTGACAATGAACTTGATGAGCCGTTGGACGAACCAAGGATTTCATCTGTTAGCCGGTCCTCTGAACCTGTGCATCATGAGGAG AGTTCAAGGGCTCAGTTGAGAAAAGCTGGTAGCAGGGAGATCCTTAGAGAACCAAGTCCACCTCCAGCATTCAAGCCTGAGCCACCTAAG GGAAAGTTACAAAACAAAGAGGATCTGTATGACTTCCCCAAGAGCTATGACTCCAAATCAAGTAACATTGCTGTCAGCAGTGAGACTTCAACTGTATCAGCTAAAGCAGCACCACCACCTGTTTCTGTGAAACCTGCCTTTGGGCGTCCCATCCTGAGAAACTCTCAGCCAGCAGTCCcacctgcagaggaggaggaggaggcaaagttggaagaggaaggaagtgaACAAGAAAATACTCCAAAATCTGTATtgaggaaagtaaaaatatttgaggaGATGGATCATAAGGCAAGGATGCAAAGAATGCAAGAGCTACAAGAGGCCCAGAATGCCAGG cttgaAATAGCCCAGAAGCACCCAGATATTTATGCTGTCCCTGTCAAAACACAGAAGTcagaacagaactggccccagcctATGAG CTCCAGACCTCCAGAACCCCAGAAACCTCCTATTAGACCTTACCTAGAGAACAGTGGCAGCTACGGCAGTgatgcagaggaggaggaggagtacCGTCGGCAGCTATCAGACCACTCTAAGAAGGGGTATTATGGACAGCCATCCAGATACAGAGACACAGAATTGTAG